Part of the Candidatus Omnitrophota bacterium genome, TTAAAGAAGTAATCCATGAGGCCCAAAGGCTGGCTGATAATGGGTACAAGGAAATAGTATTAACCGGGATTTGCTTAGGTGAATATGGGCGCGACCTGGACGGGGATATAGATTTGACTGGTATAATTTCTGCTCTTGAGAAGATCAGCAGTATAAGGCGTATCAGGCTTAGTTCAATAGAAATTAATAATATTTCCGAATCTTTGATAAAAACGTTAGCTGGCTCATCTAAATTATGCAAGCATTTACATATCCCATTACAGAGCGGCGATGATTATATCTTATCAAGAATGAACCGCAGGTATAATAGCAGCTACTTTCTCCGGGCAGTTGATGCCATAAGGAAAGCTGTGAATACGATATCTATTACAACCGATGTTTTAGTCGGGTTTCCGGGAGAAGAAGAAAGCCATTTTAATAATACTGTTGCCGTATTAAGGCAGATAAACCCCTTAAAGACCCATATATTTCCATATTCTGAAAGAGCAGGGACACAGTCTAGCCTGATGAGGCCTTTAGTCCAAGCAAAAATTGTCTCTAACCGTATTAGTTGCCTTAAAGAAGAATGCTTAAAATTGTCTATTGCCTTTAGAACTAAATTCATTGGTCAGGAAATGGATGTCATAATTGAAGATAAGTTTAAGGAGGGGGGGTATTTTTGGCGTGGTTATACTGGTAATTATATTAGAGTCTTACTTGATGACAAAGATGAAAAGCTGGAAAATTCAGAAATAAAAGTTATTTTAAGCCATATAATCAGCGATGAATATGTAGCTACATTACCATTGACAAGACAAAGGGATATGATAAAATAAAGCAGCTAATTTCTTATTTATCCCGTATCATTTCAAAAAGGCAGGAGGGAATTGATGAAGAAGAAATTCAGAGTTTTAATAGTGGCCTTTTCCCCAATATTTTTTTTACTCTTCTTAACTATAACCTTGCCAATATCTGGTTTTACCCAGGAAACAATGACGATCACAACTTATTATCCTTCGCCTTTTGGCAGCTACCGGGAATTAAGCTGGGGCACTGGCAATACCAGGGGCCTGCTAAAGGCGGATCAGGGCTCCTCTATTGAGTTAGGCGGCCAGGGAACACCATACATTGATTTCTCTAATGATATGAGCAGTGATTTTGATGTAAGGTTGCGTCTTACGGATAACAACTCGCTTACAGTGGAAGGCGGGTTTTTATACGGGGGTATAAGTT contains:
- the mtaB gene encoding tRNA (N(6)-L-threonylcarbamoyladenosine(37)-C(2))-methylthiotransferase MtaB; protein product: MKTVKLFTLGCKVNQYETQVIRENILKAGLREVNNGLGADCYIINTCTVTHKADSESLRLIRIAKKENPQAKIVVTGCFTEKDRGLIISKFPGILIVTNNQKHRIKEVLFETDRNESQSSDCQGVSYFEGHTRAFIKIQDGCNNFCAYCKVPFVRGRSKSRHLKEVIHEAQRLADNGYKEIVLTGICLGEYGRDLDGDIDLTGIISALEKISSIRRIRLSSIEINNISESLIKTLAGSSKLCKHLHIPLQSGDDYILSRMNRRYNSSYFLRAVDAIRKAVNTISITTDVLVGFPGEEESHFNNTVAVLRQINPLKTHIFPYSERAGTQSSLMRPLVQAKIVSNRISCLKEECLKLSIAFRTKFIGQEMDVIIEDKFKEGGYFWRGYTGNYIRVLLDDKDEKLENSEIKVILSHIISDEYVATLPLTRQRDMIK